The Nycticebus coucang isolate mNycCou1 chromosome 17, mNycCou1.pri, whole genome shotgun sequence nucleotide sequence ttgtttagcaggcccgggctggattcgaactggccagctctggtgtatgtggctggtgccttagctgggtaagctataggcacccagccaaGCACCTTGCTCTTAGCTCTACCCCACACAGGAGTCTCTGGGGTGAGCTTTTATTTAGTTTGTGCCCAGCATTCCCAAGTTTGCTGCCACCTTGGGCTTGCCTCCTGTACCTTGATCCCAGCATCCCACAGTTCTGAGACAAGCTTCAGTCTCTCCTCTAGCAGCTTCTTCTGTGCAGATGCCACAAGCACCTGTGTCTCTGTAGTCCGTACCTTCTCCTCCAAAGCCTAGGGAAGGGGCATGTAAGAGTCAGAGAGCTGGGCTAACACCTTCAAGGAGCAAACAGCAGGCTTTAGTTGGGATTTTGAGAGACCAGGTAAAACTTGGTGAACCCCATCAGTCTTCTTATCTAGTAATTGGGCATAAAGTAACTCTTAGAAGATATAAGAGATGAACTGACTTGTACATATGACTTGTCAGAATAAATAacctaaggaaagagaaaaggtagCTTATTTACAGTAACTTAAAGGTCATCTTCTAGTACCTTAGAGAGTCACCAGGTCACCCACGCAGAAGTAGTACTATGAGTCCACCCCAGGCAATCAGATCACCCTGGCAGTTCTAGTCCCTACTTACTATCTGTCTATTTATGAGACCATGTTCGTCATACTTAAGTTACAGGTACAACCCAGGGTATGTAAGGGAGAATCCTGTTACAGTTTGTCTTtttctggaaaattattttcatagtactTGCAACATAAGATGCCTATTAGAATAATGACCTCAAGTGGGAAACATAGGTGGTTTCCACCTTAGAGAAAAGGCATAGGGAATGGTAGGAAGGTTGCTAGAGTATTCCTCAGAGGATGAAATGCAACCAGCCATTTAAGAGCAGCAGCAAAAAGAAGGGCTTGACGCCGTTAAAGGCTTCCTTGGTGTTAATCTAGGCAGCCATTTGAGGGATCTCAGGGCTGCAGACACGTGCTTCTTACTTAAAAGACAATATTACAGAGTAGTTAGGGGCAAGAATTTAGAGTCAGActgcctggattcaaattctgATGTTGCCACTTATATATTTACAGCTTTGAGCTAATTACTTGACCTGCAGTGCTTCAGGTTCCACATCAAAGGGCTGTTGAATTACATTAGATAATTCATGAAACACTCTCCCCTGTaaacacagtgtctggcacatgacAGCAAATTGTTAAGCCTTCTGTATCATGAAGATGATTTGGGTCTTGGATACACCAGCCTAGATTACTTACAgctcagagggaaggaaggacccAGAGCAGAGGATTTCACTGAAAGAAAGATTAAGTATCTATTAAATTGGCCTGTAATGGGGTAGGAATCTGTGAAGGACAGCgatcatcttttctctttttttctgagatggtTCTTGCCCAAAACAGCAAGCTTGATCAGAGCTAGCTTGTGTGAAACCACCTGCTCAGACTGCCTCTGCAACCCCTAAGAACCTACCTCTAGTCTTTGCTCCACAATAGAAAAGATCCGCTCCACTCCAATGCTGAGCCCCACGCATGGTACCTTGCGCCCTTTGGGGTCAAACATGCCTACTAGCCCATCATAGCGCCCTCCAGCAGCCACACTGCCCACACCCAGGGCCTCTTCCCCTGTCTGGGCTGGGGTCTGTAGCAGCACTGCCTCATAGATCACCCCTGTATAGTAGTCCAGCCCTCGAGCAAGGCTCAGGTCAAAGGAGATCTGTGGAGACAAAGACAAGGTCAACAGCACATTACAATTAGAGACCTGAAGCCCCAGAACTCAGCCAGATCTCCCATCCCCAACTTGACTCACCTTGTCATTGATGCCAAACAGGGTTAGGTACTCAAAAAGCAGCTTCAGGTCTCTCAGGCCCTCCAAGGCCTGCTTATTTTGGGATAACTTAAGATCCTGGAGCAGCTGCTCCACCAGGGACACCCCACCTGGAAAGACAGATTTGTGAATAAGactgacaagaaaaaaaaggtagGGGGTCCCCCTTTTTGCCTAGACTTAAAACTgcacatgcatgtatgtgtgcacacacactctttcccatgtatgtgtatatatatatatatatatatacacacacacacacacacatcttgaATAATTTTAACTTTAAGATTAAAGGGATTGGGAtgctgctggggaggctgggtTCAGCTCCTCACCATGCTGCTGGACATAGTCCCCAATTCGGTCAGCCACCTCTGGTGCAAGGCCCTTCTCTCCCACCATCTCATTCTTCACTTCTTCCCAGGACACCTGGGTAGAGAGATAATAGTCAGGGACCCCAGTGTAGCCTCCCCACCATACAGCAAGTGTGGACCTTCCCTAGGGAAAGGTTTTGGAGCAGTAGCCATCCTCTAACCTACATCTTGGGGCTCATCTTTCTCTGGTGGGCACAGAGGGAAGTACCTCTTTCTCCTAAACTTTTCCATTTCTCAAGGAAGAGTGGGACCTGGGAAAAGAGGAGTTAAGTGCTTGGGTTATTACCTTGTCCAGCTTGTCCACTGAGGAGCAGATGGTACGAAACTTGCTGTCAGGAACACCACAGATGGCAAACATCCCATCTAGGATACGCCTATCGTTTACCTGTGGGGACCCAATGCACAGTGAGGAGAGAATCTTCTATTCTTTACATGACCCTCAATAGCAGTCACTTGGGTTACTGGTCTCTCTGTGAGAGGCCAGACCCTACTTTACCCTTCCAGCCCCATGGGCTCTGACCTTGACCAGGAAGTCACCTATCTGAAGTGAACTCAGGATCTCGCACATGATCTTCAGGCACTCTGCATCAGGGATCAGGGGGTCAAACTGCCCAGCAATGTCAAAATCCTGCAGGAAGAAGGGTAGCTAGAGATCTCAGAGGGTCAACCTCCTTAAAAGAGGACTCCTGGGAGTTCTGCTCTCCATGTAGGCCTGTTTGAAACTCAAGCCACAGATATCCTTCACTGTCTATGTCTGACATCAGACCAGAGGAAAACCTCTGCATTTGGGGGCCTTTTGCAAGTCCTAGCTTTCTTTCTCATCTATTGGGCTATTCCTCTGTTTACTAcctcttcatcatcatcttctttaaTTCTTCCTATTACTTTGGGGCAATTATATGGCCTTAGTGTTTAACCATTTTCTCTGATCCAGAAGCTCTGCCATCAGTCTGGATAATCTGGCCTCTCAAATCTAATTTCCTGATCCTATTCTGTGATCATATTATTGTAGTTTAATATAAAGTACAGTGGACTACAGTTTCTAGTCTTGATTTTGCCTTTCTTATCATTATGGTCACTTCACCTGTTCAATATCAAGTTtactcatatgtaaaatggaaaaGATTTTACTCTCCTCTGTTCTCCATGGTGCCACTTTAGCTTGAGGGAGCACCTGAGTTACTTATCCTATCCCATAATTTCCCACACTCACACACTGGTAGAATTCCCGGTATCGGCCTCGTGTCATGGCTGGGTTATCTCTCCGATATACCTTTGCTATGTGGTAGCGTTTAATGTTGGTGAGTTTATTCATTGCCAAATACCGTGCAAAAGGAACCTGATGACAAAGAATTAAGGAGAAAACTCCATCTGTCTCTGTCTGGAAGTTGATTATTAGCACCAACAGCAGTTGGGGTTTAACCCCTCCCAGGGCAAGTAAAACCACCTATAAGATTAACGGCATTTCTGGACATTAGAAAGAAATTAACTGTGCTACCAAGAGGAGCAGATGGAAGTTTCAAGAAAGAATtaagtttcctttctctttgacaGTGTCTCTCCTGGACTATGTTGAACATGGCATGGGACTGAGAAGACTGGCTATGCACCAGAAAAAGGGAGATTTCTAAGCAGATGATCCTTTGTGTACCTTGGAGACAAAGGAAATGTGTTGTTGGTCTATTAAGGAGGATTTTGTCCCCTGGACAGGACAGGGGAGTGTTACAGAGTTGGAACTAATCCCTGACATAAAACTGAGGTTTCATTTAGGACTCAGAAGATTTCTAAGGTTATGCTATGTTTAGTCAAAGTTCCACTGCTGGTTTAGAAAAGTAATTCCTCTAACTGCTAAAGGCCTCATGTTTGATCCTCCAGCTATCTGCCTGTCCCTAAACCTGAGGCTAAAAATAGCTCCATCCAGGGGGTGTCAATCTAGCCAAAGTCTTAAGGGCCCAAATTTAGAAAGATACAGTGAGGTCATAGCGAAGGGATAGCAGCTCCCCACCCTGGTCCTTCAGGTCATAGATAAGCTTAGAATCTTCACCATATTTTCCGGTCAGTGTTTCctggagaaaacaaagaaatgtggtaataaatataacaattaaaaaaggaacttaaaaaaaaatatatttctaggctgagcgcagtggctcacgcctgtaatcctagcactctgggaggccaaggtgggtggattgcttgagcttatgagttcaagactagcctgagcaagtctctcgtctctactaaaaatagaaaaactgaggcaagaggattgcttgagcctgagttggaggttggtgtgagctatgacaccccagggcaacagcttgagactctgtctcaaaaaaaaaaaaaaaaaaaaaaaaaccaattgtatttctatagtaaaaggaaaatttggaaatataaACCTACCACTCTGACATGGCTGATTTCAACTCATCTACATTTTTCTGTGCTCTTTATCCCCTATCTTAGGTGTTTGATGTAGTTATAATCAAAAGGAAACaccaattttgtattttttgctttttccatttccattttatgACTGAAGTATTACTTTTAAAAGATGTATAATATTCCAGCAGAAGCTCTGTACTTCACCTCCTCCCTAATGTTATACTGTTAGATGTTTAGGTTatcccactttttaaaaagttttcataaCATTTCAACAAACATCCTTGGGCACattgcattttctgttttaaaaatatttttcttgaggATAAACTCCTAAAAGTGGGTTTATTAGAATGGTAAACATGTTTTGAACAATGCCAGAAGCCTGTCTTAAGAACATGACAGCAGTCCTTGCACTGTGTTATCTTTAATAGGCAATAATATATTTCACTTACCAGACTTGCAAAGATTGAAAAGCCTGAAATTTACCCGTgtataaaataagaaacattcaTATACTGGTGTTACAAGCTGAATTATGTCCATTCATATCTTGAAGACCTAACTCCCAGTAACTTTAGAATGTGACTATTTGGAGATAGGTTCTTTAAACTAAAATGAAGTCATAAGTGTGTACTCTAATCCAATATGTTATTATAAGAagggaaaatttatttatttatttatttagctatgTGAAAACCTAGTCATCTGTATGTGAGTCTTCGCTAGGTTTATTTATTCTGCATGAAAAATTGCAAATTTTAAGAATGTGAACTTTCAAAGATACAGCCCATTGATAAGAAAAgctaaatgttactttctttctttcttttttttttgagacagtcttactctcttgcccaagctagagtgccatggcatcagcccagttcacagcaacctcaaactcctgggttcaagtaattctcctgcttcagcctccccagtagctaagactacaggtgaccaccacaacacaacatccagctattttttttctatttttagtagagatggggtcttgctcttgctcaggctggtcttgaactcctaagcctgaggaatcctcctgccttggcctctcagagtgctaggattacgggcatgaggcaccatgcccggcataaatgtcactttttaaaaaaatcatatgaaCAATATGTACTTATTCAAAGTCCTCAGTAGTTAAGATCTCTAGATCCAGCTTTTGAGGCAAGGTAAGCAAGAGGGAAAAGCAAAATCAATCCATCAGAACTAGCCACAGTTCTTTCAACAATTCTGACTATTCCTTATTccttattttcatttcacttttcacTTCCGTTGAGCACTGTGGAAAGGGCTGGAAGACTATCACAGATCACAGCTCagcaactttaaaaaatttttaaatgccagctagaaaagaaaaaagagaggcagCATTTTGAGCAAGAGTGGAGTAATGTTTGTCCAAAAGTAGCTGGTTGCTGCCCTGAATATGTGGGCTGGCATAAGTCTCTGCACCTTCTCCTTGGATTCActtttaagaagggaaaatttAGATAGAGAGGAAAAATGATGTGACAACAAAGAGAGACAATGGCCATTTAGAATCCATGGAGAAAGTCTTGGAATAGATCCTTTCCTCATGGTTATCAGAAGGAATCAAATCTGTCAACATGTTATTTTAGACCTAtagcttccagaactatgagaaaataaatttctgttgtttaggccacctagtctgtggtactgtttttttttgtagagacagagtctcactttactgcccttggtagagtgccgtggcgtcacacggctcacagcaacctccagctcttgggcttacgcgattctcttgcctcagcctcccgagcagctgggactacaggcgccagccacaatgcccggctattttttttgttgttgttgttgcagtttggccggggctgggcttgaacctgccaccctcggcatatggggccggtgccctattcactgagccacaggcgccacccatctgtGGTACTGTTAATGGCAATTCTAGCAAACTAGTATAGTAGGTAAAAATATTCCCATAAATATGTGTAATTATATATCTATGAAAAAGGAAACAGGTACTATATTAATGATGCAAGGAAACAAATTAACCTAATTTTCAAATAGCCATAGTCTGAAAGTAATAAAATAGGTCAGTGTGATAGAGGGAGAGggctactttattttatttatttatttagagacagagtctcattatgttgccctgggtagagtgctgtagcatcacagctcacagcaacctcaaactcttgggtttaagcaattctgttgcctcagccttccaagtagctgggactacaggcacccaccacaatgcccggctatttttttttgttgttgtcactaTGTTTTTAAcaagccctggccaggttcgaacctgccagccctggtgtatgtggccagtgccccgaCCACTACGGGTGCTGAGGTGAGAGTGCTACTTTAGACAAGGTAGTTGGAGAAGATTGTTTGAGAAGTGGCATTTTAGCTGAGCTCTGAAATTAAAATCTGTATTCTCTAATCTGACATAAGTCATGGAAATAGCTGGGGAAAAGGAGTTCAGGTAAAGGGAAGAGCAGGAGCAAGGGTCCTGGGGTAGATACATATTTAGTATGTCCCATGAATAGAGAGAAGACTGACTAGCATGATGGGCAAGAGAAAGAATAGCATTCGACTAGGAGAGAAAGTTAGTGGCCAGACCATAAAGGGTCTTATAAACTTAAGTAAAGAGTTTGGATTATATTATTATTGCAGTGGGTTTTAGCAGGGAATGTTGCAATCTGGTTttgttttagagcagtggttctcaatcttcctaatgccgggaccctttaatacagttcctcatgttgtgatgacccccaaccataaaattattttccttccttacGCTGCGACGCTTTAATACAATTTCTTAcattgtgatgacccccaaccataaaattattttcatttcttatgccgtgaccctttagtacagtagcatttagtagcaatgaaaataattttatggttgggggtcaccacaacatgaggaactatattaaagggtcgcagcattaggaaggttgagttGATCATTGTTTTAGAGatcaggtctcactatgttgcccaggccggaGTGCAGTaactattcacaggtgtgatcataAAACagcacaacctcaaactcctgcttcggcctgctaagtagctggaagtataggTTTGTGCCACCGCACCTGGATGCGATTTGGGTTTTAATAGCGAAGAACTAGAAACAACCACAAGATCCATCAATAGGAGACTGGTTACATatttatatgtgcatatgtgtgctcTGCATGTATCTAGAAAACGTCCCAAGTACAGGCATCATGAAATTTGATGTAGACAGAAGCCAGAACAACTTCTACTCCTAAAAAGGGCTCTCTTTTGTGAGCTGCTGGCCACAACcaagataaataaaagacagGCCCTCTCCTTCTAAGCCAGTCCTGTCCATGTTCTCAGTGGAGAAAATACTGGGCTATGTCCACAAAGCCTTTGAGTCCTCACTTTCTTGTCATTCTCTGTTTTTCACTTACCCACTATTCCACCATGCAGTTTCCCCTCACCTTTAGTTCAAACACAGGTGTATCAATTACTTCTGCACCATGGCGCTTGAAGCAGCGGATGATTACATCAAACACCTTCTCCCGAACTGCCATCTGCCGGGGACTGTAGTCTCTTGTGCCCTTGGAGTCAAAATCAGCCAAAGACCCAGGGATGAGACTTTAAAACAAGAACAGTAAGATCTGGAAACATAAATGGTTAACCTCAACAATGAGGAAAGCGAATTTTGCCCTAAACCGATTTTCCTATAGGCCACTGAGTTGTAAAACAAGTACAAGTACTTCCTTATTAATTCCCACACCCATTTGCTACTCACCTTCTAAATTACACTCCCTTTTATATTTAGTTCTATTTTCTAGATTTCTTGGAACTCTTTTCTCTAAGCAGTTTATCTAAAAACTTTCTGGGATAACTAAACGTTTCCCTGTCTAATAGAAAACACCTATCTGATACCAGGCACATAACCAATACAGCCTGGCTCAATTATTTgatccccaattttttttttttttttttgagaccaagcctcaagctgtagccctgggtagagtgccgtggcattagcgctcacagcaatctccaactcccgggcttaagtgattctcttacctcagcctcccaagtagctgggactacaggcgcccaccacaacacctggctattttttggttgtagttgtcattgttgtttggcaggcccaggctggattcgaacccaccagctctggtgtatgtggctgacgtctaagccgcttgagctacaggtgccaagcccaacaTAAATTTTCTTAAGTTCTAATTAATTCTGTTCTCTAATTTGTTCCTGATAACAGCCCTATGACATAGGCTTGGCAgacacattttatagatgaatgaCAGGATGTTGAGAAATTAAATCATTACCAAAGGACACTCTGCATATTTGTGGCAGTCAGGAccagaattttgttctttttccatgTCACAGCTTCTAGTCTGGAACTTTACCTACTCCAAAGTCTTTGGTTTTAGAACCTCTTTACATTCTTACTATTTATTAAGGACTCCAAAGTAGATTATACTTACCAATGTTTATagttatagttatatatatttctgtatcagaaattaaaattgtaaaaaattaaaaatattcatttaaaaaataataaatccacTACTATTAACACATATAATATTCAAGGAA carries:
- the HARS1 gene encoding histidine--tRNA ligase, cytoplasmic isoform X1; this translates as MAERAALEELVRAQGERVRGLKQQKASSEQIEEEVSKLLELKAQLGPDECRQKFVLKTPKGTRDYSPRQMAVREKVFDVIIRCFKRHGAEVIDTPVFELKETLTGKYGEDSKLIYDLKDQGGELLSLRYDLTVPFARYLAMNKLTNIKRYHIAKVYRRDNPAMTRGRYREFYQCDFDIAGQFDPLIPDAECLKIMCEILSSLQIGDFLVKVNDRRILDGMFAICGVPDSKFRTICSSVDKLDKVSWEEVKNEMVGEKGLAPEVADRIGDYVQQHGGVSLVEQLLQDLKLSQNKQALEGLRDLKLLFEYLTLFGINDKISFDLSLARGLDYYTGVIYEAVLLQTPAQTGEEALGVGSVAAGGRYDGLVGMFDPKGRKVPCVGLSIGVERIFSIVEQRLEALEEKVRTTETQVLVASAQKKLLEERLKLVSELWDAGIKAELIYKKNPKLLNQLQYCEEAGIPLVAIIGEQELKDGVIKLRSVASREEVDVRREDLVEEIKRRTSQPFCIC
- the HARS1 gene encoding histidine--tRNA ligase, cytoplasmic isoform X2; translated protein: MAVREKVFDVIIRCFKRHGAEVIDTPVFELKETLTGKYGEDSKLIYDLKDQGGELLSLRYDLTVPFARYLAMNKLTNIKRYHIAKVYRRDNPAMTRGRYREFYQCDFDIAGQFDPLIPDAECLKIMCEILSSLQIGDFLVKVNDRRILDGMFAICGVPDSKFRTICSSVDKLDKVSWEEVKNEMVGEKGLAPEVADRIGDYVQQHGGVSLVEQLLQDLKLSQNKQALEGLRDLKLLFEYLTLFGINDKISFDLSLARGLDYYTGVIYEAVLLQTPAQTGEEALGVGSVAAGGRYDGLVGMFDPKGRKVPCVGLSIGVERIFSIVEQRLEALEEKVRTTETQVLVASAQKKLLEERLKLVSELWDAGIKAELIYKKNPKLLNQLQYCEEAGIPLVAIIGEQELKDGVIKLRSVASREEVDVRREDLVEEIKRRTSQPFCIC